In Paramormyrops kingsleyae isolate MSU_618 chromosome 18, PKINGS_0.4, whole genome shotgun sequence, the DNA window TTAACAAAAAGTAGGCACAATGAAGAGGAAAATGAAATTGAAAGAATATTTTTAAACCCAGAGAAATTAACAAATACCCATGTGTAAAAAATACGCcccaaccctgtactggataattctgtggaagaaggatggatagatggatggttgattggatggatggatgatactGGGGCAGTAACTGCATTGCCTATGATTTTATTGAGAATTAAATTCAGAATCTTTAACATTAAATCGAACAGATTGTAATTTAAATTTCCCGAAATATTATTGCAATACAACTTGAGAAATTcacaaagcatttaaaaaatataaaacatgttttaGAAAATGTTCATAAAAGGTCAACTACTTTTCCACCTTGACAGTGGACGACCATCATGGTCACTGCCATCGTTGTCCAGACCTCCGAAATGGTTTTAAAGTATTTCATCATCTAAGACCAGACTATATACTAGGCTTTCGAAAAGCTGCTTCTATTTCAATTCATTGATATTAATCGCAAATCACAATGTGTATGCATACAAGTAAGTATTAAGAAATAAAGGTAACAAGTGTCTATTTACAGCATGAACGAACATTCAGTTTTCATACAGAAAAATGTGTATCTGTTTTGTTGTAATAGTAAAGTTCCCTGTTGTTTATGCTGATGGAGAGCATAAAATAAATGGGAATGTGCTCCTTGCAAATTGTGGGCCCCGGACAGCCACCAACATATGAGATTTATCTGATATGGGACTTCGGTCATGGGgccacatttttaatatttcggTTAACTGTAAATAACATGGCCAATCAAGGAGTCACACCCCAGGTGTGAATTTCCTTTTTGCAGGATTTGGTAAGTTGTAATTCTGCTGGCATCTGTAATGGTTTGCCAATGGTTTGATGGTTTGCTAATGGTTTGCTAACTATCATTTTTGCTTGCCAGCCACATTCAGATAGGTCATCTCAATCTCGACGTCTGCTGGGCAGGTTTGCGTGAACTCGTCCCTCTCGTACGCATTCCTCAGGTATCGCCACACGCCTGTGAACTGTACGGGGATTTCAAAGCCACAGAATTTCTTGGAAGCAATCTGCAAGAAGAAGGCAGTGGGATATTAAccatttctgtatttattttgttccTTCTCACAGTTGTTCTTCTAATGGGGCATATGAAGAATGCTTTTCATTCCACATTCACCCACCTTAATGACATGGAGTTTGGGCAGTAGGTTGCAGTCAGCCAGGGTCAGGCGGTTGCCATCCAGGAACTTCCTGTCGGAGACGATGATGTTCTTGGTGGCATTCTGGTGAATCTCTTCTGGGAGGGGCGTGTTCAGATAGTCGTCCAGTCTCTTGAACTCCCGTAAAAGGGCCGTCTCTTGATCTGGTGGGAAATGAAGAAAAGATTAAGAATGATATCTGAGAATTCGATAATGCTTCTcgttaactgcaccttcatgatgcctttataatgccTCTGTAggacattcagtgcaccttcataaggCATTCATAGATCATTCAGTgtaccctcataatgcattcatagaacattcataagcaggaCGTAAGTAtagtttataatgcattcatagaacattaagttcaccttcataatgtattcatagaaCACTCATAAGTACAATGTAAGTACACCTGAATGTCTCAAAGAATTGCATTCATGCAGTATATCACTTTACTTGGGGGGTGGTGGTCACAAATAATGGCCCCTCAAGTAAATGAACAAGACATGACAATTATAAATGCGTTATGAAGATGCACTGAATGGTCTGTGAACACATCATGAAAGCATTATGACAGAAAATTCTGATATTGGGATGCTTTCAATGATCCTCCCAAACGATGTTTAATGTGTGTAGATTATTAAGATAAACGCACATTTACACAACAACCCAGCTAATACAATGAAACCATTACACAATATTTGATGTGAACCTCACAATAACAAATAGGGAATTTGCTCCTGTCTATTTTCCATTCATCACTTTTTAATAGCTATTTATTGTATTGGGACACTGGATAAAGCATAGTACACCTTTCACATATTGCCCATGCAGGGCATTCATCTACTTGGACAGTCACGCAAATTGTCAGACTGTCGTTACAAACAAGACAGAGGTATAATTACTGTGATTTCATTCAAAGTCACATTGTCCTCTCCCAATCTGTTCCTTATGCAATTTCACTGCTCCTACAAGTTTTTTCCTGAATGTACTTTTGTATCCCAGATTTTATATCTAATTTATATTGCGTGACTATGTACGCATTGGAAGGTGTGGGATACTGCACTTGCCTGTTCTCtacaacagtgtttcccaacccagtccttgggcaCTCACAGacggtccaggtttttgctccctcccagctgagCTAATATgaggactgtctgcgggtccccgaggactgggctgggaaacactgctctacaggattctgtcgctCATTGTCACTCACATTGGTTGTTGGGACTGTTCTTGATATATGCGGAAAACTTGGCAAAGATGTCTGCGCCTACATCGAAGGATTCCTTGTTCTGGGGGCTGAGGTGCGGGTACCTAACAGGCAGAAGGGTTTAATGGGAAAATGAGCTGGGGACTGTAGAGACCAGGCCGAGAACGTGGACACATAGCTGTAATGCACCGCTTCTACCTTGGGGGGGCTAGCATTGTCTCCAGGAAGTCCTCGATCTTGATGAAGTCTGTCTTCAGCTCCCCGTTGTACAGCAGAAAGGGAGGGTTTGTCCCGGGGGCCAAGTCCTTCAGTTCTGCGGGCTTCCTATAGGGCAGAGGAGAGGGACAGAGGCAGGGGGGTGCCTTACTGGCAGTATGCCATGATGATTAATGATTCCTATTGAGTCACTATATTAGTATAAAGGCCATGGGTGTGACCATCATGGTCAAGGGTGCGTATATAATGCATCACTTTTAAATGGTTTCTGCTTATTTGTTCAGTGACAGAACCGCTCACAATAATGGGGAACAAATACTAGCAGGATTAGATTAGATGAGTATTTATTCAAAACCTCTGTGAAGTCTCTATTCTTTTCCAGCAAGGGCTGGTGATTATCTGAAGCCGTTTGGTTTGTGTGGAATCGTTAGCCTCGTCGCTTGTTCTTAGGAATAGTCTCTGTGGGATTGTCTTTGTGACGGCAGTGGGAAGTGTGACAGTTTCTGGGCGGCTCGCACGCTTACTTTTTCATGTCGACAGTAGTCACTGTGAACTTGACTCCTTTCAGCCAAAGCACCATGAAAAGCCTTTGGCAAAACGGGCAGTTGCCCACCTTCTGGCCGTCATGTCCAGCCTGGGAAGGAACACAAATGCTTTTACCTCCTGAAGACTATTGTTAGCTTTCCCAGTAGTTCAACTTCACCCATATCAAAAAAGACCATGTAAGCTATCAATGTTTCTTGCGTTTTGAATTCAACACGCCATCATTTAAGGTCTGAATAACTACTAACAGTCCCCTGTTAGATGCATAGCTGTTGAAACATTTTATGCACATCCCATAAAGGGAACAAAGAAAAACTGGGGAAGATAAGCAGGGatgtagctagaaattctgggccccctgacaaaataccaccaccaccccccaagGACCCCCTGAGTCTGCCAGGGTATCTGTGCCCCTCCCTGATCATAACACACAGAAACCTCACACTGCCCTATTCCCGCCTCTGGACAGATAACATTGATAAAACTGTGATGCTGCACCTGCAAAATTAATCATTGCTGAGACGGAGAGGTGGGGAATTCATAGTATGTTTCAAAAAGGGTGTGTTGCTATGGCACGGAGGATGTAGGGGCTGATGGGCAGGGCAGTGGTGCGTGTTTGTATCTGTTGGCATGGCAGCGTGTAAAGTGGtccttcagtgtgtgtgtgtgtgtgtgtgtgtgtgtaaagcgCAGCTGCTAAAGCTCATGAAATGTTTACGCCATTCATTCAGGCCTATTACTGCACAAACCTGATAAACATCTGTCTAAATTTAATAAGACAGATTTCACTGATGCATGTCACATGACAGAATTTTTGGGAAATTCCACAGGCAGGGTTGCCAGATTTGTGGTTTTCACACAAAATTTGACTGTGGGTTTTTCTTGGTGCTTTTTGGGCTAATGCAAAAATAGGCACAGAATAAGATTTGCTTTTAACCAGGACGATCGAAAGTTCAAGTGGTTACGGCAAAAACGCACATCAGGCAAAGGGCAGGTGCAAGTCGTACATAGTatactgtgcccccccccaaccatacCAGCTTAGGGTGGAAATTTAGCCATAACCTGGCAATCCGGTCCAGAAGACATCATTCTCAATTCCTGTGTAATCTCTAGCGATCCATTCTGTTATTTGTCTGATATTGTAGTTATTAGTCCTGCATTTATGTGGCGAAATTAAGAAATTATACAATTCTTAGATAAGCctgttaaaaacattttaagaatAGCAAAACCTGAAACGACAGATTAGAACAAAGTTACCTTTACGAAGAGCTCAATATTGGGTTCGTGTCCCAGGTCCATGGTGCCCGTAGAGATGGTCCGGTAAGTAGGTGCACAGATCGGCGCCCTCACTCTGCCACccgagagagagagtgaggtgTTGGGTGTCACTCTGAGGCTCTTAGCTGCAGAtggcagttggggggggggggcttctggaCCGTCTGCGCCCGTGTGTGGGTGTGAGCAGGAGAGCCCGGGGACTTCAGGAAGCACGTGCCTGCATCTCGAACAGGTCCACCTCCTTAAAAAGCCAGAGGGGAGGGCGCTGGAGAGAGGCGTGGGGCCACACGCATATAAAGCCAGTGTCTAAGGCTGAAAATAGAACCTCTTTAACAGATATTAATGTCATTCACGACCCATGAATGGAGGTTACTGATTCCACTGTGACATGAATCAGATGCACCACAACACTTTGTTTGACATGTTTGTTTAGACCTTCAATGCACGTCTTTCAAGGCATTTTTAGCTGGggactaaaaaaaaataaagtttttttttctttattgtacAAATAGCAAAAGTGAATGGTTAGCTTTGTCCTCACATAATTGAAATAATTATAGTTGGTGATTTTCCCTAAGTGATTGTCTTCCGCTGGACTGGATAAGCAGATGGAAGCTGGATGGGCGACGGATTGATGAATGTTTATTTTCCAAGATAATAAAACAAGCTAAACATAAAACTCTGCAATGAAATAATGCTGAATTGTCATGTTTAACCAAATTTTTCTTAAACAACTTTGAACAATAAGAAAcgatattaaatgtattttttcatcTAATTTAATGAATGATTGATGTAATTTTAAAGAATTCTACACCATAATTAAACAATTATAAGATTAATttgatatatttaaaatattttaggaTTTCAGAAATAGCTTTCaaccatttaaaatatttctaaaaAGTAAACTTGGAATATATTTAGAGAGATGAACATCATAATTTCTAAATATGTTGGAGTCAAAATCAAAATTGATTGaaacatatgttttttttaattcttaaaaggtggttttctgtttcaaattatattataataactCCACATGAAAATAGCAGTACATTTCCATAAATCTTTTCAAGATATTTcagtctgtttaaaaaaaataaacaaaaattagATCTTTAAAAGATATGATTTTTAACTCCTGTTTCCAATGTATGTTTGATTTAACCACACATACAGTATCATTAAAATTCATTTTGAAAAATAGATTAAAAGCATTTGTCTCTAAATGACAGCTCGCTATCATCATGttttcaaaatgtaaaaattaaaaaatatgcaCAGCTAGAAAAGTCAGCGTACCCAGTGTTCCAGGCAGGGAATATCTCATTTAAGGACGCTAACGTACATTGCAACTGTTTTGTTTGATTAATCTCAGTTTgcttttttcatatatatatggGAAATTTACGGGGTAATTTTTTATCATGCCCCTGAGATCAATCATGGGTATCAGTGcaaaaagcatgaaatgcttgtCCGTTTCTGTATGGTTGCCATGTCAAGACTGAGAATTCATCAATTCATACATCGTACATTTGTCATGAATGCAGGCGGCTCAGGCACGGGAGCgcggcatggtgcaggcacggAAAGGatggcggacgacccacttgcggctcagagacagaaggggtttattaactAAAACAGAAGACACTACAAAAccaatgaaaccaaaaggaccacggggGGTCAAACtctaaagggaataaacttaaacacaaaaccaaatacacatcaaaacactgaaaatagcGGAACCATCAAAGAACAACAGAAGACACAATCAatcaacaatgaaccactagtgaACTAAActcaggcaggaacttaaataggaaaactgaacagagtaacgaggcagcaggagtgagacaagcaattaaccaattggggaaggtgcaggacaacgagcaatcaggaaaacacacaagggcaggcacaagaacaggaaacaagtggaactaattaactcagggaactgggacgggaaaactaagactgacaaagaaggaaacagcatctacactaggggaataacagacaggtagaaacacaagcaggggcacatagaactgaaccaaatacaaatcacagaaACCAGAAAAACTTATACAAAGAAACACtggggagcaaaatacaaaaacaggacaggcgggattcgaacacaggacagaagggtactcaggacagaagggtactcagataaccacatgctcaacacattgagccatgtaacaggtgagaacaaagactaacacaaagaacgggatgaccagcaccacctgctggtcaaacagggaagggacacggaaggaccacagcaggggctgaccctgacaacaTTACGACCCACTTATGCAGTACAGAATCA includes these proteins:
- the LOC111838015 gene encoding chloride intracellular channel protein 2-like — encoded protein: MEATWLAILNEKHGVISASALPSGFLRRWTCSRCRHVLPEVPGLSCSHPHTGADGPEAPPPQLPSAAKSLRVTPNTSLSLSGGRVRAPICAPTYRTISTGTMDLGHEPNIELFVKAGHDGQKVGNCPFCQRLFMVLWLKGVKFTVTTVDMKKKPAELKDLAPGTNPPFLLYNGELKTDFIKIEDFLETMLAPPRYPHLSPQNKESFDVGADIFAKFSAYIKNSPNNQYQETALLREFKRLDDYLNTPLPEEIHQNATKNIIVSDRKFLDGNRLTLADCNLLPKLHVIKIASKKFCGFEIPVQFTGVWRYLRNAYERDEFTQTCPADVEIEMTYLNVAGKQK